In the genome of Pseudoalteromonas rubra, one region contains:
- a CDS encoding leucyl aminopeptidase family protein, translating to MSNLLVHSSQGIPVHFIKENQLSEWLEENAPQAKSITLATRQKTQKTLLIPDLQNGDIQAVLSLVDSLDDMWLAGDLPAQLPQGTYQLQGDEAFVEQAALGYLLGAYTFDAYKKASAPSAKLAIESETMLKKLQDQADAIYLVRDLVNTPAADMMPQHMAEICTELAAQFGAQLTQIVGDELLEHNYPTIHMVGRASENKPRLLDLSWGDEHAPKLTLVGKGVCFDSGGLDLKPASGMRNMKKDMGGAAHVLGLAHMIMAAGLPVRLRVLIPAVENAVSRNAFRPGDVIQTRKGLTVEIDNTDAEGRLVLCDALAEAQADGPDLLIDFATLTGACRIALGTELPGFYSTDQEVANGMIAQGNALQDPIWQLPLFDQYKALFKSDVADMANCGSTPFGGSITAALYLKEFVEPEQTPWVHFDVMAWNIRALPGRPVGGEGLGLRATFAYLEQRYAS from the coding sequence ATGAGTAATTTACTTGTTCACTCATCACAAGGAATACCGGTACATTTTATTAAGGAAAACCAGCTTAGCGAATGGCTAGAGGAAAATGCGCCACAAGCTAAAAGCATCACGCTGGCCACCAGACAGAAAACGCAAAAAACTTTACTTATCCCAGACCTTCAAAATGGCGACATTCAGGCCGTACTGAGCCTGGTCGATTCACTGGATGATATGTGGCTGGCTGGCGATTTACCTGCTCAGTTACCGCAAGGCACTTATCAACTGCAAGGTGATGAGGCATTTGTTGAACAGGCTGCGCTTGGTTACCTGTTAGGTGCCTATACGTTTGATGCATACAAGAAGGCATCTGCGCCGAGTGCAAAATTGGCGATTGAGTCAGAAACGATGTTGAAGAAATTGCAGGATCAAGCTGATGCCATCTATTTAGTAAGAGATTTGGTCAACACGCCTGCGGCGGACATGATGCCGCAACATATGGCAGAGATCTGTACAGAGCTGGCTGCGCAATTTGGTGCACAGCTTACTCAAATCGTCGGTGATGAATTACTGGAACACAACTATCCAACGATTCATATGGTTGGCAGAGCAAGTGAAAATAAGCCACGCCTGCTGGATTTGAGTTGGGGTGATGAACATGCACCCAAACTGACTTTGGTCGGTAAAGGTGTCTGTTTTGACTCGGGTGGTCTGGATCTCAAACCGGCCTCCGGCATGCGTAACATGAAAAAAGACATGGGTGGGGCTGCTCACGTGCTGGGCCTGGCGCATATGATTATGGCGGCCGGTTTGCCTGTACGTCTGCGGGTATTGATCCCGGCGGTTGAGAATGCCGTGTCGCGTAATGCATTTCGTCCGGGTGATGTTATCCAGACGCGCAAGGGTCTGACAGTTGAAATTGACAACACAGATGCAGAGGGTCGCCTTGTGTTGTGTGATGCACTGGCAGAAGCACAAGCGGATGGACCGGATCTGTTGATTGATTTCGCTACTTTGACAGGCGCTTGCCGGATAGCGCTGGGAACAGAATTGCCGGGCTTCTATAGTACAGATCAGGAAGTGGCCAATGGCATGATCGCTCAAGGTAATGCGCTTCAGGATCCGATCTGGCAGCTGCCTTTGTTCGATCAATACAAAGCCCTGTTTAAGAGCGACGTTGCAGATATGGCAAACTGTGGTTCTACACCATTTGGTGGGTCAATCACCGCAGCATTGTATCTGAAAGAGTTTGTCGAGCCTGAACAGACTCCTTGGGTGCACTTTGATGTGATGGCGTGGAACATACGCGCCTTACCTGGCCGACCTGTTGGCGGCGAAGGGCTTGGCCTCAGAGCGACCTTTGCGTATCTAGAGCAGCGGTACGCGTCGTAA
- a CDS encoding sensor histidine kinase — translation MFSPQQSELAPLEPESSALPHLSKQFWSLQIAGWLGYAAVVFLAIIQPQFDAPGFNLPGQIINLGVESLSGFMLSLLQWLFIRKIIHQPLQRTLIISFLFAALLGLIYNIIKLASYKVIVHDQRWNEAWTMLEFGGWLLFSLTTMFVWTSIFFIMLYNSRLQKEHERLLRAQTQAKDAQLQMLRYQLNPHFMFNTMNAISTLILKQDNDAASEMLDKLCDFFRHSLEATQGSRIPLKEEIQLIELYLAIEKVRFGHRLSVRYEIEPQTLRALVPNMLCQPVVENAIKYAIEPSKQGGEVTISAKQHLQQLIIEISDCGTGSDEGADKGFGIGLNNAKTRLDVMYNGDFTVSLNKNTAGGNTVTLVLPYEVE, via the coding sequence GTGTTTTCACCTCAACAATCTGAATTGGCACCGCTTGAACCCGAATCATCAGCATTGCCACATTTATCGAAACAGTTCTGGAGTTTGCAAATTGCCGGGTGGCTTGGTTATGCAGCTGTGGTGTTTCTGGCAATCATTCAGCCTCAGTTTGACGCGCCCGGTTTTAATCTGCCAGGACAGATCATAAACCTGGGGGTCGAAAGTCTCAGCGGCTTCATGCTCTCCCTGTTGCAGTGGCTTTTTATTCGCAAAATCATTCATCAGCCTTTGCAGCGCACTCTGATTATCAGTTTTCTCTTTGCAGCCTTGCTGGGACTCATTTATAACATCATTAAACTCGCCAGCTATAAAGTTATCGTACATGATCAACGCTGGAATGAGGCCTGGACCATGCTTGAGTTTGGTGGCTGGCTGCTGTTCTCTTTGACCACTATGTTCGTCTGGACTTCGATATTTTTTATCATGCTGTATAACAGTCGATTACAAAAAGAGCATGAACGTCTGTTAAGAGCGCAGACCCAGGCAAAGGATGCACAGCTACAGATGCTGCGTTATCAGCTTAATCCGCACTTTATGTTTAATACGATGAATGCTATCTCAACGCTGATCCTGAAACAGGATAACGACGCGGCATCAGAAATGCTCGATAAGCTGTGTGACTTTTTCCGTCACTCACTTGAGGCCACGCAAGGCAGCAGGATCCCGTTAAAAGAAGAAATTCAGTTGATTGAATTGTATCTGGCGATAGAAAAAGTCCGTTTTGGACACCGCCTGTCGGTGCGCTATGAGATTGAACCGCAAACGCTGAGGGCATTGGTGCCAAACATGCTATGCCAGCCTGTAGTTGAGAATGCCATTAAGTATGCTATTGAGCCAAGTAAACAGGGAGGAGAGGTTACCATCTCGGCAAAGCAGCATTTACAGCAACTCATTATAGAAATTTCAGACTGCGGCACTGGCTCGGATGAGGGCGCCGATAAAGGGTTTGGCATAGGACTAAACAATGCTAAAACCAGACTGGATGTGATGTATAACGGTGATTTCACCGTGTCTTTGAATAAAAATACAGCCGGAGGTAATACCGTGACCTTAGTGCTACCATACGAGGTTGAATGA
- a CDS encoding LytR/AlgR family response regulator transcription factor, which produces MTMTKPLSAIIVDDEPLALEGLSLRLAKIPEIEVIGQAENGDDAIRLCHELSPDVLFLDLQLPGLNGIEVVQAIQADVLPMVVFVSAYSDYALEAFELNAIDYVLKPANLGRLQKTVTRILERRQPRQAEQEKYRLLQALTKTSGLDVAELESWLETDSPLPAMQDRELVIKNSDNEQVFVPMDIIRWIDAAGDYMCVHTESETHVLRITMKKLQTLLDETLFARIHKSTIVNLSYVTAIKPMRNNESLVTLKGQVELKVSRNYSQALHQFVAKKKTLS; this is translated from the coding sequence ATGACCATGACAAAACCACTGAGCGCCATCATAGTGGATGATGAACCCCTTGCGCTGGAGGGGCTGAGTCTCAGGCTGGCTAAAATCCCTGAAATAGAAGTGATTGGTCAGGCCGAAAATGGCGATGATGCGATCCGTTTGTGCCATGAATTGAGTCCGGACGTGCTGTTTTTGGACTTACAGTTGCCCGGGCTTAATGGCATTGAAGTGGTTCAGGCGATACAGGCTGATGTCTTGCCTATGGTGGTTTTTGTCAGTGCTTATAGTGATTACGCCCTCGAAGCCTTTGAGCTTAATGCCATTGACTATGTTTTGAAGCCCGCGAACCTGGGTCGGTTGCAAAAAACGGTGACCCGGATCCTGGAGCGTCGACAGCCTCGTCAGGCCGAGCAGGAAAAATACCGCCTGTTACAGGCATTGACTAAAACTTCCGGGTTGGATGTGGCTGAGTTAGAATCCTGGCTGGAAACAGACAGCCCGTTGCCGGCTATGCAGGACAGGGAACTGGTTATTAAAAACAGTGATAATGAGCAGGTCTTTGTTCCGATGGACATCATCCGCTGGATTGACGCTGCCGGCGATTACATGTGCGTGCACACTGAGTCAGAAACCCATGTCCTGCGCATTACCATGAAAAAGTTGCAGACTTTGCTGGATGAAACCCTGTTTGCCCGGATCCATAAATCGACCATAGTTAACTTAAGTTATGTCACTGCGATAAAACCCATGCGAAATAACGAAAGCCTGGTGACGCTTAAGGGGCAGGTAGAACTCAAAGTCAGTCGTAATTATAGTCAGGCATTGCATCAGTTTGTTGCTAAAAAGAAAACGTTGAGCTAG